The Cellvibrio polysaccharolyticus genomic interval GGGCAATACGTGCGATAGGTTTGGTGAGCGTGAGATAAAAAACAAAGAACAGCAGCGACACCAGCAACATGTTGCGCAATACACCGGCCACCAGCGCATATTTGGAGCGGTTGTAAAAACCGGCTAACGCCTGATCCATATCCACCGAGAAACGGATGCTGCCAGCAATGCCATCGGTGTAGCCGGCAATGGGCAAATTGGCGCGGTATTCCTGAGTACCTTCGGTAATGCGATCGGTTAGCCAGCGGGTGGGCGAATGCTCGCGGCGTGAACTGCCCTGCGCGAGAATATTACCCACCTCATCGGCAATTTCTACTTCGTAAATAAATCCGTAACGCAGCAGGCCATTCACCACTTCGTCGGAGAGTTCATCGTCGAGTGTTTGCACCGAACGTGCTGCGGGCGGTGTGGCCACCTCAATAACCCGCTCAATCAGGCTGTCAAATTCCCGCTGCTGATTGTGGTAATCGAGGTAAAGCTGCACCGAGTTCATCAGAAAGCTGAGAACAAACGCAACGATGATGCCTATTTTCGCCAGCTGGAACGAAATACCATCAAAAAACGAAGGCGTGCCGGTTTTATTCAAAGGTGTAATTCCATAACAGAGTCCAGTTTTTTATCATATTTTTCTGGCTACACCGGTTCATCATCAAGCGCCCGGTCTGAGGAAATAATAAAAGGCCGATCCGGCGTAAACCGGCGGCCTTGTTGTTCGCATTCTGCACATCAGCGTAAGCATTACTGTATCTGGAATCCGTTGATAAATTGCACACCGCTGTCCGGTTTTACCGCCGCAAACAGATCCGAATCATCACTGGTGGCTGCCGCGGTAGCGTCGGTTTTCAAATTGATAAAGTCGAATAAATTCACATCAGCCATTTGCGATGGAATGATGTTTTTAATGGCTGAGAAAATGGTTTCGGTACGGCCCGGGTATTGTGCCTCCCAGGTGTGCAACATCTGCTTGACCACCTGCCGCTGCAGGTTTTCCTGGGAACCGCACAGGTTGCAGGGAATAATCGGGAAGCCTTTTTGTTCGGCAAAGTCTACCAGGTCTTCTTCGCTGCAATAGGCCATCGGGCGAATCACAATATTGCGTTTGTCGTCGGACAGCAGCTTGGGCGGCATGGCTTTGATCTTGCCACCGTAAAACAAATTCAAAAACATAGTTTCAATAATGTCATCACGATGATGGCCCAGCGCAATTTTGGTCGCCCCGATTTCATCCGCGAAACCATATAAAGTACCGCGACGCAGGCGGGAGCATAATCCGCAGGTGGTTTTACCTTCGGGAACCAGCTCTTTCACGACGCTGTAGGTATCCTTTTCAATGATATGAAAAGGTACGCCCAGCGCCGTCAGGTATTCCGGCAAGATATGTTCGGGAAAACCAGGCTGCTTTTGGTCCATATTGACGGCAACAATGTCGAAATGGATCGGCGCCGTTTTCTGCATACTGAGCAGTACATCGAGCATGGCGTAGGAGTCTTTGCCGCCCGACAGGCATACCATGATTTTGTCGCCTTCCTCGATCATGTTGTAATCGGCAATGGCGCTTCCAACAAGACGGCGTAACCGCTTTTGCAGCTTGTTAAATTCGAGGCGCTCTTTACGGACAGGAAATGCTTTCATAGTGATTTGCGTGACAACCGGATGTAGAGGAAAAACCGCCATTGTACGGTTTTTATGCGCACGGGGGAATGTCTCCGGCGGTAATTTCCCTTTGGCGGCAATAGTTTGCCACTCGCCGCCAATAGCCTCTCAAAAGTGCTCATTATTTGCCTCTTCACGGTCCAAATCGCCGTTTTGGTGCACTTTCCTCCTGGCACAACCTTTGCTTTCTCACTAAAAAGCACCCTCGAATCACGGGTTTACGCCCTTATCGGATCAGGTTATGTCATTCATCCAGGGTTTATTGACCAAATTTTCCAAACCTTCCTTTGCAGGATCCGGCAAATCGGAGCGCCCGCGGGTGGCACCCGTTTACCTGACACCCGGTCCATTGCTGGATCTGTTTGAACAGCGCCAGCGACTGGAAGTGTATTTTGAAGGCAGCCAACGCTCCTATCAGACGCTTATCCTATCCATTGATGATGAAAATGGCGTGATATGGTTTGATGATTTATTTCCGTCACAACGTTTACTGGAAACCGGCAGCCAGCTTGAATTTATTTATCGCTCCCGCGAAAAACAGCTGAAGTTCACCGCCACGGTGATTGCCACCGGCGAGCACCTCGGCATTCAAGGTTTTGCCATCACCTTTCCGCATAATCCTGTGTGGCATTCGCGCCGCGAATATCGACGCCTGAATTTGTTTGGAGCCAGCGCCCTGTCGGGCAAGCTGCGCGCCTTTAATGATGATGTTCGCTACGGCACCATCGAAAATTTGTCAGCGGGCGGCATGTGTATTCTGCTGGCAGGCTCGCTGGAAGACTTTTTTCAGCAGGGCGAAGAGCTGCCGCTGTGCGAATTTATGTTGAACGATATTCGCATTCAGGCGCGCGCGCGCGTCAGAGGATTGTCACCCAACCGCACGCCCTACCGAAGCACGCGCTTGCGATTGGAGTTTCTGACGCTTTCTGAAGAAAAGAGAGCAGTAATTGACGAATTTATAAACAAAAATTCCTCTATTAAAAATTTTCGTCAGCGGGCAGCCTGAGAACAGGAAACAAGGCTAAACTATTCGCGCTTCAGGCCGATTACCTTTGAAGGCAGCTTAATAAAATGCCTCTGTTTCCAGCGCTAAACGCGTAGCGTTCGCTGACTTTTGTAAGGATTTTTCCATGCGTAATAACGGTCCGATAACCGGTAGAGAAGTCTTCGTTTCGAATAATAATGAGATTGTTTCCTCAACCGACACCCGGGGAAATATTCAATTTTGCAATGACTATTTCTGCCAGATTGCAGGCTACACGCGCGACGAATTATTGGGCCAGCCCCATAATATTCTGCGCCACCCGCATATGCCTGCCGAAGCTTTCGGCATGATGTGGACAGCATTAAAGGCAGGCCGCCCCTGGATGGGTATGGTGAAAAACCGCTGCAAAAATGGTGACCACTATTGGGTGGATGCCTATGTGACCCCGTTGCGCGAAAAAGGCCAGATTTACGGCTACGAATCTGTGCGCGCCAAAGCCGACCCGGTTATCGTTAAACGCGCCGAGAAGGTCTATGCCCGTATCCAAAACGGCAAAGGCATTTACCCCTGGTATGAAAAGCTCTGGCATATTTTCGGTGAAGCCATACAAGCAGGCGCCCTGACTTTTGTAGTGTTGCTGGGTATTTTTTCGCTCACCTCGCTGTTAAGTGCATCCATGGTGGCGGGGCTTTTTGGCATCAGCTTGTTAACCGGTTTTATCAATTTCTGGGTTACCCATAAAAAACTTTCGCAGCCGCTTGCGGCAGCGCGGGCGTTTTTAACCGATCCGGTGGCTGCTTATATCTATTCCGGTCGCTGCGATGCCAGCGGCGAAATTATGTTGGCACAAATTGCCATTCAGGCTCGCTTGCGCACCGCACTGGGCCGCTTCGGCGAGTCTGCCAGAGAACTGCATATCAAGTCTGAAGAAGCGCACGACCAGGCGCAGCGCACTCACACCGGCATGTCCGCACAGCAGCGCGAAACCACCAATGTTGCCAATGCCATGCAACAAATGTCGGTTGCGGTTCAGGAAGTTGCCAGCGGCGCTACGCAAACCTCTACCGCGACCAGCATGGCGATCAACGAAGTTCGCAAGGGTAATGAAGTAATCGCCGGTGCCAACAAGGCGATTGTTGATCTCTCTCGCACGGTAGGTGATCTGGGGCAAATGCTGGACCGCCTTTCCGAAGACAGCCGTAAAATTGG includes:
- the ttcA gene encoding tRNA 2-thiocytidine(32) synthetase TtcA, with protein sequence MKAFPVRKERLEFNKLQKRLRRLVGSAIADYNMIEEGDKIMVCLSGGKDSYAMLDVLLSMQKTAPIHFDIVAVNMDQKQPGFPEHILPEYLTALGVPFHIIEKDTYSVVKELVPEGKTTCGLCSRLRRGTLYGFADEIGATKIALGHHRDDIIETMFLNLFYGGKIKAMPPKLLSDDKRNIVIRPMAYCSEEDLVDFAEQKGFPIIPCNLCGSQENLQRQVVKQMLHTWEAQYPGRTETIFSAIKNIIPSQMADVNLFDFINLKTDATAAATSDDSDLFAAVKPDSGVQFINGFQIQ
- a CDS encoding flagellar brake protein, whose translation is MSFIQGLLTKFSKPSFAGSGKSERPRVAPVYLTPGPLLDLFEQRQRLEVYFEGSQRSYQTLILSIDDENGVIWFDDLFPSQRLLETGSQLEFIYRSREKQLKFTATVIATGEHLGIQGFAITFPHNPVWHSRREYRRLNLFGASALSGKLRAFNDDVRYGTIENLSAGGMCILLAGSLEDFFQQGEELPLCEFMLNDIRIQARARVRGLSPNRTPYRSTRLRLEFLTLSEEKRAVIDEFINKNSSIKNFRQRAA
- a CDS encoding methyl-accepting chemotaxis protein — encoded protein: MRNNGPITGREVFVSNNNEIVSSTDTRGNIQFCNDYFCQIAGYTRDELLGQPHNILRHPHMPAEAFGMMWTALKAGRPWMGMVKNRCKNGDHYWVDAYVTPLREKGQIYGYESVRAKADPVIVKRAEKVYARIQNGKGIYPWYEKLWHIFGEAIQAGALTFVVLLGIFSLTSLLSASMVAGLFGISLLTGFINFWVTHKKLSQPLAAARAFLTDPVAAYIYSGRCDASGEIMLAQIAIQARLRTALGRFGESARELHIKSEEAHDQAQRTHTGMSAQQRETTNVANAMQQMSVAVQEVASGATQTSTATSMAINEVRKGNEVIAGANKAIVDLSRTVGDLGQMLDRLSEDSRKIGSVVDVIRSIAEQTNLLALNAAIEAARAGDQGRGFAVVADEVRTLAQRTQESTSDIQGIIGKLGQATEDASASMNTCMQLADRSVAEMVNVENALNSISDSVATIDGMSHQIATAAEEQSSMAMEIERNTHAIARISTQSQHEINIADRVTQEMADLSQSQLELIIRFR